A single region of the Terriglobales bacterium genome encodes:
- a CDS encoding sigma-70 family RNA polymerase sigma factor, translating to MDQALRKQWPMAEQDQKISEAIDRDRARLRNFIRRRVTDPGEAEDILQEVFYELIEAYRMTKPIGQVTAWLFRVARHRIIDLFRRKGREAARTGAATATEDEAVLLTAELLPSPDAGPEAAYARSVLLEELDDALDELPEEQREVFVGHELMGYSFKELSAQNGVSVNTLLSRKHYAVLYLRRRLQAIYDEFMRR from the coding sequence ATGGACCAGGCGCTGAGAAAACAGTGGCCGATGGCAGAGCAGGACCAAAAGATCTCGGAGGCAATCGATCGAGACCGGGCCCGTTTGCGGAACTTTATCCGCAGACGCGTAACCGACCCCGGCGAGGCGGAAGACATCCTGCAGGAGGTTTTCTACGAGCTGATCGAAGCCTACCGGATGACGAAGCCGATCGGGCAAGTGACGGCGTGGCTGTTTCGCGTGGCCCGCCACCGGATCATCGACCTGTTCCGCAGAAAAGGTCGAGAGGCGGCACGCACCGGCGCGGCGACGGCCACCGAAGATGAGGCAGTGCTGTTGACGGCAGAATTGCTGCCTTCGCCGGATGCCGGGCCTGAGGCGGCCTATGCGCGCAGCGTGCTGCTGGAGGAACTGGACGATGCTCTTGACGAGTTGCCGGAGGAACAGCGGGAGGTGTTCGTCGGCCACGAGCTGATGGGATACAGCTTCAAGGAGCTGTCCGCGCAAAACGGGGTCAGCGTCAACACGCTGCTCTCGCGCAAGCATTACGCGGTGCTGTACCTGCGCCGGCGCCTGCAGGCCATCTATGACGAGTTCATGAGGAGATGA
- a CDS encoding YceH family protein — MDLLLNHVEVRVLGALAEKEITTPDYYPLSLNALVNACNQKSSRDPVMELGEDEVRDALSSLGGKRLAGPVSSADSRVTKYEHRLQEVFNFDRRESAILCVLLLRGPQTPGELRGRTERMYRFEELSDVQSTLQRLMQREPPLVTMLRRQPGTKEARYAHLFSGEVEGAAESQAAVQPDSSQPARPPRSLDVDRIARLEMELAELREKVAALEQHVADLETSR; from the coding sequence ATGGACCTACTGCTGAACCACGTCGAAGTCAGGGTGCTGGGAGCATTGGCGGAGAAGGAAATCACCACCCCGGATTACTATCCCTTATCGCTGAATGCCCTTGTCAACGCCTGCAACCAGAAATCCAGCCGCGATCCGGTGATGGAACTGGGGGAAGACGAAGTCCGCGACGCCTTGTCTTCCCTCGGCGGCAAACGGCTCGCCGGCCCGGTCAGCTCCGCCGATTCCCGCGTCACCAAGTACGAGCACCGGCTGCAGGAAGTGTTCAACTTCGATCGCCGCGAGTCTGCCATTCTCTGCGTGTTGCTGCTGCGCGGGCCGCAAACACCCGGCGAACTGCGCGGCCGCACCGAACGCATGTACCGGTTCGAGGAGCTGTCGGACGTGCAATCCACCCTGCAGCGCCTGATGCAGCGTGAACCGCCGCTGGTCACCATGCTTCGCCGCCAGCCCGGCACCAAGGAAGCTCGCTACGCGCACCTGTTCTCCGGCGAAGTGGAAGGCGCCGCGGAAAGCCAGGCAGCGGTCCAACCCGATTCGTCCCAACCAGCTCGACCGCCACGTTCACTCGATGTCGACCGGATCGCGCGCCTGGAAATGGAACTTGCCGAATTAAGGGAAAAGGTCGCCGCGCTGGAACAGCATGTCGCCGACCTGGAAACCAGCCGCTGA
- a CDS encoding OmpA family protein encodes MKNRFWIALPLAAVLIIPAAAQTSPASSNQDQTSPTATQQTPDQKSADQNLQARQPLTYERHEGFWGKINPFARKKYVQRQLSPVRDRVNELDELTAANAKNIKDVDARAQQGIQLAHNKANEADMHAVDAGNRAQQAQQTATQATTRIQTVEQVVNNIDQYKPVTQTEIRFRPGQTVLSRKAKDALDDMAKGLKDQRGYILEIQGFSAGRGESAIESSQRMADAVRRYLVINSEVPVYRVHVLGLGNTPIQSSDGTSKRVRGARVEISLLKNDLEQLSAAPSMSAGASSTEGGMSGTATQSQPASANTSSQPATTNNPASNLNTPASTPATAQPVSPAQQQQGASPSVPPQQPNPPQQ; translated from the coding sequence ATGAAGAATCGCTTCTGGATCGCTCTGCCGCTCGCGGCCGTCTTGATTATCCCTGCCGCCGCGCAGACCTCTCCCGCTTCCAGCAATCAGGACCAAACCAGCCCAACCGCAACCCAGCAGACTCCGGACCAGAAATCCGCCGACCAGAATCTCCAAGCGCGGCAGCCGCTCACCTACGAGCGTCACGAAGGTTTCTGGGGCAAGATCAACCCCTTCGCGCGCAAAAAGTATGTCCAACGCCAGCTCAGTCCGGTCCGCGACCGCGTCAACGAGCTCGATGAGCTGACCGCCGCCAACGCCAAGAACATCAAGGATGTGGACGCTCGCGCTCAGCAGGGTATTCAGCTCGCCCACAACAAGGCGAATGAAGCCGACATGCACGCCGTCGATGCCGGCAACCGCGCCCAGCAGGCGCAGCAGACCGCGACCCAGGCCACCACCCGCATCCAGACCGTCGAGCAGGTCGTCAACAACATTGACCAGTACAAGCCCGTCACCCAGACCGAAATTCGCTTCCGCCCCGGCCAGACGGTGCTCAGCCGGAAAGCCAAGGATGCTCTCGACGACATGGCCAAGGGCTTGAAGGACCAGCGCGGTTACATCCTGGAAATCCAGGGCTTCTCGGCCGGCCGCGGCGAATCCGCGATCGAAAGCTCGCAGCGCATGGCCGACGCCGTCCGCCGCTACCTGGTCATCAACAGTGAAGTTCCGGTGTACCGCGTCCACGTCCTCGGATTGGGCAACACCCCAATTCAATCCAGCGACGGCACGTCGAAGCGCGTGCGCGGCGCCCGCGTCGAGATCAGCCTGCTTAAGAACGATCTCGAGCAGTTGAGCGCGGCCCCCTCAATGTCGGCGGGGGCGTCTTCAACCGAGGGCGGCATGAGCGGCACGGCGACCCAGTCGCAGCCCGCTTCCGCCAACACCAGTTCGCAGCCGGCCACCACCAACAATCCGGCCTCGAACCTGAACACCCCGGCTTCTACCCCCGCTACCGCTCAGCCGGTTTCGCCTGCGCAACAGCAGCAGGGCGCTTCCCCCAGCGTTCCGCCGCAGCAGCCGAATCCGCCGCAGCAGTAG
- a CDS encoding methylated-DNA--[protein]-cysteine S-methyltransferase → METLSYSIWRSPVGPLTLVASERGLLRLEFGQSRIQGALPSDEKLAPWRRQLEKYFAGALRAFTLPLDLRGTDFQLRCWRALLAIPYGETRTYAEQARTVGQPLAFRAVGMANHDNPIAIVVPCHRVINTGGKLGGYGGGLGLKRRLLDLERGQAVLVSAANI, encoded by the coding sequence ATGGAGACCCTCTCCTACTCCATCTGGCGCTCGCCCGTTGGCCCCCTGACCCTGGTTGCATCTGAGCGCGGATTGTTGCGGCTGGAGTTCGGACAATCGCGCATCCAGGGCGCTCTCCCATCCGACGAAAAGCTCGCCCCCTGGCGCCGCCAACTGGAAAAATACTTCGCCGGCGCACTGCGCGCCTTCACCCTTCCTCTTGACCTCCGCGGTACCGACTTCCAACTCCGCTGCTGGCGCGCCCTCCTCGCCATCCCTTATGGCGAGACCCGTACTTACGCCGAGCAGGCTCGAACGGTCGGCCAGCCGCTGGCCTTCCGCGCCGTCGGCATGGCGAACCACGACAATCCCATCGCCATCGTCGTGCCCTGCCATCGCGTCATCAACACCGGCGGCAAGCTTGGAGGCTATGGCGGTGGCCTTGGCTTGAAGCGGAGGCTGCTCGATCTTGAGCGCGGACAGGCCGTTCTTGTTTCCGCAGCGAACATTTGA